A stretch of Marinobacter sp. F4206 DNA encodes these proteins:
- a CDS encoding DNA translocase FtsK, whose amino-acid sequence MAESAKAKKAPQELTEKQLRFRHLVAQGAREGAVIALIALCIYFAMALVTFSPSDPGWASIGHDTSVQNYAGRTGAWLASLFMDFFGQVAYLFPLMIAGYALMLIRRRNDSMDLHWPLFMMRFGGFLLILLSATSLLSLYSVFGLGVSSGGVLGTAVSEAMVRFFNLPATTLLLIAIFLFAITVTTGLSWFWLMDQIGGMTLRAGLALKGLFSPNPKKRKPEPAPKAEPPVVKDRVAAPKPDAVSKGKKGPRWWHRIPGFGRPKAKKSPKAPAERKEPGLEGLSAAVEPEPDPIESFSSTDDKEPSEPPQAMSAPVESSPRPAGRSLKISPFKKDEQPPSSKNSKEKQPSLLEDLENPIPPISLLDPPEEHKERGYSEESLEHMSRMLEEKLGDFGVSVEVVEVNPGPVITRFEIKPAPGVKVSKISNLAKDLARSLAVLSVRVVEVIPGKSVVGIEIPNEEREMVRLSEVLGARVFEESSSPLTLALGNDIGGNPMVANLAKMPHLLVAGTTGSGKSVGVNAMLLSMLLKATPDEVRFIMVDPKMLELSIYDGIPHLLAPVVTDMKEAANALRWCVAEMERRYRLMANLGVRNIAGYNRKVKDARAAGEPLLDPLWKPDEYLANDEEERPELETLPFIVVVIDEFADMMMIVGKKVEELIARIAQKARAAGIHLVLATQRPSVDVITGLIKANIPTRMSFQVSSKIDSRTVLDQGGAEQLLGHGDMLYLPPGSGLPVRVHGAFVDDDEVHRVVSAWKARGEPVYVDDVLNGAEGENLPGVPTLAEGGGDSEGDALFDEAVAFVTEGRRVSISSVQRKFKIGYNRAANLVDAMEASGVVSAAGHNGAREVLAPPPPRD is encoded by the coding sequence ATGGCCGAGTCCGCAAAAGCGAAGAAAGCACCACAGGAACTGACCGAGAAGCAGCTGCGCTTTCGCCATTTGGTGGCACAGGGCGCCCGTGAAGGCGCCGTGATCGCGTTGATTGCGCTCTGCATATACTTTGCGATGGCGTTGGTAACATTCAGCCCGTCTGATCCTGGCTGGGCCAGCATCGGCCATGATACCAGTGTCCAGAATTACGCCGGCCGCACCGGTGCCTGGCTGGCCAGCCTGTTTATGGATTTCTTCGGTCAGGTCGCCTACCTGTTTCCGCTCATGATTGCCGGGTATGCACTCATGCTAATCCGCCGTCGAAACGATTCCATGGATTTGCACTGGCCGCTGTTCATGATGCGCTTCGGCGGTTTTTTGCTGATACTGCTGTCCGCCACGAGTCTGCTCTCGCTCTATTCGGTGTTTGGTCTCGGCGTGTCCTCTGGCGGGGTGTTGGGAACCGCCGTATCCGAAGCCATGGTCCGGTTTTTTAATCTGCCGGCCACAACGCTTCTGCTGATTGCCATTTTTCTGTTTGCTATCACGGTCACCACGGGGCTGTCCTGGTTCTGGTTGATGGACCAGATCGGGGGAATGACCCTCAGGGCCGGATTGGCGTTAAAGGGGCTGTTCAGTCCCAACCCGAAGAAGAGAAAGCCCGAGCCAGCGCCCAAAGCGGAACCGCCGGTTGTCAAAGACCGTGTGGCTGCCCCAAAGCCCGACGCCGTTTCCAAGGGCAAAAAAGGGCCGCGATGGTGGCACCGAATTCCCGGTTTTGGCCGCCCCAAAGCGAAAAAATCACCGAAGGCCCCGGCCGAGAGGAAAGAGCCCGGCCTGGAAGGTCTCAGTGCGGCGGTGGAACCCGAGCCGGACCCAATCGAGAGCTTCAGCTCGACCGACGACAAGGAGCCTTCAGAGCCTCCTCAGGCGATGTCTGCGCCGGTAGAGTCATCACCCCGTCCGGCTGGCAGGTCGCTGAAAATATCACCGTTCAAGAAGGACGAGCAGCCACCGTCGAGCAAAAACAGTAAAGAAAAGCAACCTTCGCTGTTGGAAGACCTGGAAAATCCTATTCCGCCTATCTCGTTGCTGGATCCGCCTGAAGAGCACAAGGAAAGAGGCTATTCCGAGGAATCCCTTGAGCACATGTCCCGAATGCTTGAGGAAAAGCTGGGCGATTTTGGTGTCTCGGTGGAAGTGGTGGAGGTCAATCCCGGGCCTGTGATCACCCGGTTTGAAATTAAACCGGCACCCGGTGTGAAGGTAAGCAAGATCTCGAATCTGGCCAAGGATCTTGCGCGCTCGCTGGCAGTTCTCAGTGTCCGGGTTGTCGAGGTCATTCCGGGCAAATCCGTTGTCGGGATTGAAATTCCCAACGAAGAGCGGGAGATGGTCCGACTGAGCGAAGTGCTTGGAGCCAGAGTGTTCGAGGAATCCTCGTCGCCCCTGACACTTGCGCTTGGTAACGATATCGGTGGTAACCCGATGGTCGCCAACCTCGCCAAGATGCCCCACCTGCTGGTCGCTGGCACCACCGGTTCGGGCAAGTCGGTGGGTGTGAACGCCATGTTGCTCAGCATGCTGTTGAAAGCGACGCCGGATGAAGTCCGCTTCATCATGGTCGATCCGAAGATGCTGGAGCTGAGCATTTACGACGGTATTCCCCACCTGCTGGCGCCGGTGGTTACCGACATGAAAGAGGCCGCTAACGCGCTTCGCTGGTGTGTGGCCGAGATGGAGCGCCGTTACCGCCTTATGGCCAATCTTGGTGTGCGCAATATTGCCGGTTACAACCGCAAGGTTAAGGATGCGAGGGCAGCGGGCGAGCCGTTGCTTGACCCGCTCTGGAAGCCGGACGAATACCTCGCCAACGATGAGGAGGAGCGTCCGGAACTGGAAACCCTGCCGTTCATCGTGGTCGTCATCGATGAATTTGCCGACATGATGATGATTGTTGGCAAAAAAGTGGAAGAGCTGATTGCCAGGATTGCCCAGAAGGCGAGGGCAGCCGGCATTCATCTGGTGCTCGCGACACAGCGACCATCCGTTGACGTGATTACCGGCCTGATCAAGGCAAATATCCCCACACGTATGTCGTTCCAGGTGTCATCGAAGATCGATTCCCGGACGGTTCTCGATCAGGGCGGTGCCGAACAGCTTCTGGGGCATGGTGACATGCTTTATCTGCCGCCAGGATCCGGTCTCCCGGTTCGGGTTCACGGTGCCTTTGTCGATGATGACGAAGTCCATCGCGTCGTGAGTGCCTGGAAAGCCCGTGGCGAACCCGTTTATGTGGACGATGTCCTGAACGGTGCCGAGGGCGAGAACCTGCCGGGCGTACCGACCCTCGCTGAGGGTGGCGGTGACAGTGAGGGAGATGCACTGTTCGACGAAGCGGTTGCATTTGTTACCGAAGGCCGGCGGGTTTCGATTTCATCTGTTCAGCGCAAGTTCAAGATTGGCTACAACCGTGCGGCGAACCTCGTCGATGCCATGGAAGCATCCGGCGTGGTCAGTGCGGCCGGGCACAACGGTGCCCGTGAAGTTTTGGCACCGCCACCCCCCAGAGATTAG
- a CDS encoding O-succinylhomoserine sulfhydrylase produces MTFRREQNVWIPESDLEGMSVDTLAVRAGQVRTGELEHSDPIFPTSSFVYGSAAQAAARFGGDEPGNIYSRFTNPTVQAFEGRIAAMEGGERAVATASGMAAILSTCMALLKSGDHVVCSRGVFGTTNVLFQKYMAKFGVETSFVSLTDMDEWAAAVRPETRMLFIETPSNPLCEVADMAGLAELAHDNDALFVVDNCFCTPVLQRPLEHGADIIIHSATKYLDGQGRCVGGVVVGSSKLMDEVYGFLRSAGPTMSPFNAWVFLKGLETLPIRMRAHCDNALELALWLEQQPAVAEVFYAGLQSHPQHELAKQQQSGFGGVLSFRVKGGREEAWSFIDATRMISITANLGDVKTTITHPATTTHGRLSPEDKDAAGITENLIRISVGIEAVEDLKTDFARGFQALQNPSNGNV; encoded by the coding sequence ATGACCTTTCGCCGCGAACAAAACGTCTGGATCCCGGAATCGGATCTGGAGGGTATGTCGGTAGATACTCTGGCGGTGAGGGCAGGGCAGGTGCGCACGGGTGAACTCGAACACAGTGATCCGATCTTCCCGACATCCAGTTTTGTCTACGGGAGTGCCGCCCAGGCGGCTGCCCGTTTCGGCGGCGACGAGCCCGGCAACATCTACTCGCGGTTTACCAATCCCACCGTTCAGGCGTTTGAGGGACGAATCGCCGCGATGGAAGGCGGCGAGCGTGCAGTGGCGACGGCTTCGGGAATGGCGGCCATCCTGAGCACCTGTATGGCGCTGCTGAAGAGCGGCGATCACGTTGTGTGTTCCAGAGGCGTGTTTGGCACCACGAATGTCTTGTTCCAGAAATACATGGCGAAGTTTGGAGTCGAGACCTCGTTCGTGAGCCTCACGGATATGGATGAATGGGCTGCAGCGGTACGACCTGAAACCCGTATGCTCTTTATCGAAACGCCGTCGAATCCCCTCTGCGAAGTTGCGGACATGGCCGGTCTCGCTGAACTGGCGCACGACAATGACGCACTATTTGTGGTCGACAATTGCTTCTGCACGCCGGTGTTGCAGCGTCCTCTGGAGCATGGTGCTGATATCATTATCCACTCAGCGACCAAATACCTGGATGGTCAGGGTCGTTGCGTTGGAGGTGTTGTGGTTGGATCGTCAAAGCTGATGGACGAAGTCTACGGCTTCCTTCGCTCCGCGGGGCCCACCATGAGTCCGTTTAACGCCTGGGTGTTTCTCAAGGGACTGGAAACCTTACCAATCCGTATGCGTGCCCACTGCGACAATGCGTTAGAGTTGGCGTTGTGGCTGGAGCAACAACCTGCGGTGGCGGAGGTTTTTTATGCCGGGCTGCAGAGTCACCCGCAGCATGAGCTTGCAAAACAGCAGCAATCGGGATTTGGTGGTGTTCTATCCTTTCGTGTGAAGGGCGGGCGAGAAGAAGCCTGGTCGTTCATTGACGCCACCCGGATGATTTCAATTACCGCCAATCTGGGCGACGTGAAAACCACGATTACCCATCCGGCCACCACCACCCATGGTCGCCTGTCTCCCGAGGACAAGGACGCTGCGGGTATCACCGAAAACCTGATCCGTATTTCGGTGGGTATAGAAGCAGTCGAGGACCTGAAGACCGATTTTGCTCGTGGCTTTCAGGCACTTCAGAACCCAAGCAATGGAAACGTTTGA
- the purF gene encoding amidophosphoribosyltransferase, with product MCGIVGIVSTSNVNQSLYDALTVLQHRGQDAAGIVTFQDERFFLRKDNGLVRDVFHTRHMRRLVGNVGIGHVRYPTAGSSSSAEAQPFYVNSPYGITLAHNGNLTNADDLSQDLFRTDLRHINTNSDSEVLLNVFAHELQKLGKLDPTKDEIFAAVRAVHKRCRGAYAVIAMITGYGIVGFRDPNGIRPACYGVREVEDGRKEYMIASESVALSAAGFTLVRDIAPGEAVYVETDGTLYTEQCAEEPHLYPCIFEHVYFARPDSIIDKVSVYKARLRMGETLADKVLRERPDHDIDVVMPIPDTSRTSAMQMAHRLGVKFREGFIKNRYIGRTFIMPGQKMRKKSVRQKLNPIDLEFRDKNVMLVDDSIVRGTTCKEIVQMARDAGARNVYFASAAPPVRYPNVYGIDMPSASELIAHDRTVEEIRELIGADWLLYQDLEDLIACVNDVNEEIEGWECSVFTGNYVTGDVDQDYLNRLEEARNDDKRAKQQGGDAGDNGIIDLYNDED from the coding sequence ATGTGTGGCATTGTCGGCATCGTCAGTACTTCCAACGTCAATCAGTCTCTCTATGATGCACTGACTGTTCTTCAGCACCGGGGCCAGGATGCGGCGGGCATTGTTACCTTTCAGGATGAACGTTTTTTTCTACGCAAGGACAACGGGCTTGTTCGTGATGTGTTTCATACCCGGCATATGCGCAGGCTCGTTGGCAATGTAGGCATTGGCCACGTCCGTTATCCGACCGCCGGCAGCTCCAGCTCCGCCGAAGCTCAGCCGTTCTATGTGAACAGCCCTTACGGGATTACGCTGGCCCATAACGGCAATCTGACCAATGCCGATGACCTCAGCCAGGACCTGTTCCGTACCGATCTTCGCCATATCAACACCAACTCAGACTCCGAAGTACTGCTGAACGTTTTCGCCCATGAACTCCAGAAACTGGGCAAGCTGGACCCAACCAAGGACGAGATTTTTGCTGCGGTAAGGGCAGTGCACAAGCGGTGTCGTGGAGCGTATGCCGTCATCGCCATGATAACCGGCTACGGAATCGTCGGTTTCCGTGATCCGAACGGCATCCGCCCGGCCTGCTACGGTGTTCGCGAGGTGGAGGACGGTCGCAAGGAATACATGATCGCCTCGGAGAGCGTCGCGCTGAGCGCAGCCGGGTTCACGCTGGTCCGCGATATTGCTCCGGGCGAGGCGGTGTATGTAGAAACCGACGGCACACTTTACACCGAACAGTGTGCAGAAGAGCCCCACCTTTATCCCTGTATTTTCGAGCATGTCTATTTTGCCAGGCCTGACTCCATCATCGACAAAGTGTCGGTGTATAAGGCCCGTCTGCGTATGGGCGAAACTCTTGCTGACAAGGTGCTTCGTGAGCGACCGGACCACGACATCGACGTGGTAATGCCCATCCCCGATACCAGCCGGACGTCGGCCATGCAGATGGCCCACCGCCTTGGGGTAAAGTTCCGAGAGGGCTTTATCAAGAATCGGTACATTGGCCGCACCTTTATCATGCCGGGCCAGAAGATGCGCAAGAAGTCTGTTCGCCAGAAGCTGAACCCGATTGATCTGGAATTTCGCGATAAAAACGTGATGCTGGTCGACGACTCCATCGTTCGCGGAACGACGTGTAAGGAAATCGTTCAGATGGCCCGTGATGCCGGTGCACGGAATGTGTACTTCGCATCGGCGGCGCCGCCTGTTCGTTATCCTAACGTGTATGGCATCGATATGCCTTCGGCCAGTGAGCTGATTGCTCATGACCGGACGGTGGAAGAAATTCGCGAATTGATTGGCGCCGATTGGCTGCTGTACCAGGATCTCGAGGATCTGATCGCTTGCGTCAATGATGTGAACGAGGAAATCGAAGGCTGGGAATGTTCGGTATTTACCGGCAACTATGTCACCGGCGATGTTGATCAGGACTACCTGAATCGCCTCGAAGAAGCCCGTAATGACGACAAGCGTGCCAAGCAGCAAGGCGGGGATGCCGGCGATAACGGCATCATCGACTTGTACAATGACGAAGATTAA
- a CDS encoding CvpA family protein, whose translation MEALIWIDWVIITLITVSTLISLKRGFVKEALSLVTWVGAFILARTFHPQMQTLLESTVETPLVRLIAAFAILFFGTLIVGAIINNMIGHLVRATGLSATDRVLGMGFGLLRGVVVVIVAIAFTRYTPLAQDTWWRESLMITRLAVVEDWSRRTLGDEFARFLGPATEGQGEPGSSQQQEGVEPASTSS comes from the coding sequence ATGGAAGCGCTGATCTGGATCGACTGGGTCATCATTACCCTGATTACAGTTTCCACGCTCATCAGTCTGAAACGTGGCTTCGTCAAGGAAGCCTTGTCTCTGGTGACGTGGGTGGGTGCGTTCATACTCGCCAGAACTTTCCACCCGCAGATGCAAACCCTTCTGGAGAGCACTGTCGAGACGCCCCTGGTCCGTTTGATCGCAGCGTTTGCAATACTCTTCTTTGGCACGCTCATCGTGGGCGCTATCATCAACAACATGATTGGTCACCTTGTGCGGGCCACCGGCCTATCGGCAACCGACCGGGTCCTGGGAATGGGATTCGGGCTCCTGCGCGGTGTCGTTGTGGTGATCGTCGCGATTGCCTTTACGCGATATACCCCACTGGCGCAGGATACCTGGTGGCGGGAATCGTTGATGATAACCAGGCTAGCCGTCGTGGAAGACTGGTCACGCCGTACGCTGGGTGACGAATTCGCCCGTTTCCTGGGGCCTGCTACGGAAGGGCAAGGTGAACCAGGCAGCAGTCAACAGCAGGAAGGCGTGGAACCCGCGTCTACCTCCAGCTAA
- a CDS encoding SPOR domain-containing protein, producing MDGLKQRIIGALVLVSLAVIFVPMLFDEPHSERTSTSIKIPEEPPFPEVTSPESDSAVPPTYEEPAVAPEAGEPEQVTSESDAPDYRIVEDEKEPFDGAPESNPPEPDEPVQEVTAEAAEDSAPAESPDTSAVSNEAESAEYSRSLEGSWVVQLGSFGNGDNARRLRDKVRDKGYASHLQEVERGDATLTRVFSGPFTSKADAEAAKRSLDEAFSLNSLVTTGDK from the coding sequence GTGGATGGATTGAAGCAAAGAATAATCGGGGCGCTGGTACTGGTCTCCCTTGCGGTTATCTTTGTTCCCATGTTGTTCGATGAGCCGCATTCCGAGCGCACGTCCACCAGCATCAAGATTCCCGAGGAGCCGCCGTTTCCCGAGGTGACGTCCCCAGAGTCTGACAGTGCTGTGCCGCCAACCTATGAAGAGCCGGCAGTTGCGCCTGAGGCTGGAGAGCCTGAACAGGTTACATCGGAGTCGGATGCGCCGGACTACCGGATTGTGGAAGATGAGAAAGAACCATTCGACGGCGCGCCGGAGTCAAATCCGCCGGAGCCTGACGAGCCCGTGCAAGAGGTGACGGCAGAGGCTGCTGAGGATTCCGCCCCGGCCGAGTCTCCCGACACTTCTGCGGTAAGCAACGAGGCTGAATCGGCCGAATATAGCCGTTCCCTGGAAGGTTCGTGGGTGGTGCAGCTGGGCAGCTTTGGTAACGGCGACAATGCCCGCCGCCTGCGAGACAAAGTGCGTGATAAGGGTTACGCCTCACACCTGCAGGAAGTTGAACGTGGTGACGCCACCCTGACCCGCGTATTCAGTGGTCCGTTTACCAGCAAGGCGGATGCCGAAGCGGCCAAGCGCAGTCTTGATGAAGCCTTCAGTCTTAACAGCCTGGTCACAACCGGCGATAAATAA
- the folC gene encoding bifunctional tetrahydrofolate synthase/dihydrofolate synthase encodes MPPSSNKPGQSPIPPGTGATVDRWLAYLEALHPTEIDLGLDRVLMVLRRLFPRKPQARIITVAGTNGKGSAVASIEALLRAAGRRTGAYTSPHIQSYNERVRLDGCDIGDASLVSAFERVEAARRNISLTYFEFGTLAAFVAFSEAGVDDWLLEVGLGGRLDAVNVLDADIAIITSVDIDHVAFLGDNREVIGFEKAGVLRPNIPAVYADSDPPRSVLQQVAAQKVDLALAGRDYHLLEMGSAQGAGPATVVLDYQGWKVTLPAGPLPVPSVAAAVVALRALEPGMDVSVIERALARLKVPGRFERMAEHPDVFVDVGHNPHAASWLASRLASLKTTDSRVLAVYAALGDKDVEGVFEAMKPVVDHWWLAGLDVPRGLTAESLHGRAEGAGLLDCDQVQTVDEAITAARACARQQDLIVVFGSFFTVAEARTRLTPITARQRLEMFLDEEGRREIASGLEASDALKFEASERYQAQLSEHRLSTGESDALVVMEGATLGVNLVACAFEYSFMDGSMGEVVGEKFVQAANVALDHQIPLVCFSASGGARVQEGFLALMQMAKTAAVLERMKQKGIPYISVITDLVYGEVSASLAMLGDLNIAEPDARSGSCYPEVIEQVELEGLPAGFQGSRFLLERGAVDMILDRQQLRERIAHILAKFAGQDRPGS; translated from the coding sequence ATGCCCCCATCGAGTAACAAACCTGGCCAGTCCCCAATCCCACCGGGGACTGGCGCCACTGTCGACCGGTGGCTCGCCTACCTCGAAGCCCTTCACCCTACCGAAATCGATCTTGGTCTCGACCGCGTGCTTATGGTTTTGCGCAGGCTTTTTCCTCGCAAGCCACAGGCTCGAATAATTACCGTTGCCGGTACCAATGGAAAGGGCAGCGCTGTTGCGTCCATCGAGGCACTGCTCCGGGCAGCAGGTCGGCGAACCGGCGCTTATACCTCGCCGCACATTCAATCCTACAATGAGCGAGTCCGGTTGGATGGTTGTGATATCGGTGATGCGTCGCTGGTCTCGGCTTTTGAACGCGTCGAGGCGGCCCGTCGCAACATCTCGCTAACGTACTTCGAGTTCGGGACGCTGGCCGCCTTTGTCGCGTTTTCCGAGGCGGGGGTAGACGACTGGCTACTTGAAGTGGGGCTTGGCGGTCGACTGGACGCCGTGAATGTGCTTGATGCGGATATCGCGATCATAACGTCGGTAGACATTGATCATGTCGCCTTTTTGGGTGATAACCGCGAGGTGATTGGGTTTGAGAAGGCTGGAGTGCTCCGGCCCAACATTCCAGCCGTTTACGCGGATTCTGATCCCCCCCGATCGGTTCTTCAGCAGGTCGCCGCTCAAAAGGTCGATCTCGCGCTTGCCGGCCGAGATTATCATTTGCTCGAAATGGGGAGTGCCCAGGGCGCAGGCCCGGCCACTGTGGTACTGGATTACCAGGGCTGGAAGGTTACGCTGCCTGCCGGACCGCTGCCTGTTCCGAGTGTCGCTGCGGCGGTAGTGGCATTGCGGGCTCTTGAGCCTGGCATGGATGTGTCTGTTATCGAGCGGGCGCTGGCCAGGCTCAAAGTCCCGGGCCGCTTCGAAAGGATGGCGGAACATCCGGATGTGTTTGTGGACGTGGGGCACAACCCCCATGCTGCAAGCTGGCTTGCCAGTCGGTTGGCATCTCTGAAAACCACCGACAGCCGAGTATTGGCCGTGTATGCGGCGTTGGGTGACAAAGATGTGGAAGGTGTCTTTGAGGCCATGAAACCGGTTGTGGACCACTGGTGGCTGGCGGGGCTTGACGTTCCCCGCGGACTTACCGCCGAATCGTTGCATGGTAGGGCAGAGGGTGCAGGGCTACTGGACTGCGATCAGGTCCAAACGGTGGACGAGGCCATCACTGCTGCCAGGGCCTGCGCCCGGCAGCAAGATCTGATCGTCGTATTCGGATCGTTCTTTACTGTTGCGGAAGCGCGAACTCGGTTGACGCCCATTACCGCCCGTCAGCGTCTTGAGATGTTCCTCGATGAAGAAGGCCGACGGGAAATAGCTTCAGGCCTTGAGGCTTCCGACGCACTGAAGTTTGAGGCCAGCGAACGCTATCAGGCACAGTTATCTGAGCACCGGTTATCCACGGGCGAGAGTGATGCACTGGTGGTCATGGAGGGCGCCACCCTCGGGGTCAACCTGGTCGCCTGCGCCTTTGAATACAGTTTTATGGACGGCTCGATGGGCGAGGTCGTGGGCGAAAAGTTTGTCCAGGCCGCGAACGTCGCTCTTGATCACCAGATTCCGCTGGTGTGTTTTTCCGCCAGTGGTGGTGCAAGGGTGCAGGAAGGGTTCCTGGCATTGATGCAGATGGCCAAGACCGCCGCTGTGCTTGAGCGCATGAAACAGAAGGGGATTCCGTATATTTCCGTGATAACGGATCTGGTTTACGGGGAAGTTTCTGCGAGCCTGGCGATGCTTGGTGACTTGAACATTGCCGAACCGGATGCCCGGAGCGGCTCTTGCTATCCGGAGGTTATTGAGCAGGTTGAGCTTGAAGGTTTGCCGGCAGGGTTTCAGGGCAGCCGGTTCCTGCTTGAGCGGGGCGCCGTCGATATGATTCTCGATCGTCAGCAGTTGCGCGAGCGTATTGCCCACATTCTGGCCAAGTTTGCAGGGCAGGATCGACCGGGGAGCTAG
- the accD gene encoding acetyl-CoA carboxylase, carboxyltransferase subunit beta, translating to MSNWLDKIMPSKIRSESKQRTGVPEGLWKKCPKCGAFLYKPELEKNLDVCPKCNHHLRVSARRRLDVFLDPDGREEIAAELEPWDRLKFKDSKRYKDRLSHAQKSTGEKDALVAMKGTTLGVPLVACSFEFNFLGGSMGQVVGEKFVQAANVALEERIPLVCFSASGGARMQEAILSLMQMSKTAAVLERMKLEGIPYISVMTDPVFGGVSASLAMLGDLNIAEPNALIGFAGPRVIEQTVREKLPEGFQRSEFLLDHGAIDMILHRHQMRERIAHVLAKFTGQERPGTEEPIEFEVTEKPETDAPIE from the coding sequence ATGAGTAACTGGCTGGACAAGATAATGCCGAGCAAGATTCGCTCGGAATCCAAGCAGAGGACCGGCGTGCCGGAGGGGTTGTGGAAAAAATGCCCCAAGTGCGGGGCCTTTCTCTACAAGCCGGAACTTGAGAAGAATCTGGATGTTTGTCCCAAGTGCAATCATCACCTGAGGGTCAGTGCACGTCGCCGCCTTGATGTATTTCTGGACCCGGATGGTCGTGAAGAGATTGCTGCCGAGCTGGAGCCCTGGGATCGACTGAAATTCAAGGACAGCAAGCGTTACAAGGACCGGTTGTCCCACGCACAGAAGTCCACTGGTGAAAAAGATGCGCTGGTGGCGATGAAGGGCACAACGCTCGGGGTCCCGCTCGTAGCCTGTTCCTTTGAGTTCAATTTCCTCGGTGGCTCCATGGGCCAGGTTGTTGGCGAAAAGTTCGTTCAGGCTGCCAATGTTGCCCTGGAAGAGCGCATACCGTTGGTCTGCTTCTCTGCCAGTGGCGGTGCCAGGATGCAGGAGGCGATATTGTCGCTGATGCAGATGTCCAAGACAGCAGCTGTCCTTGAGCGGATGAAGCTGGAAGGTATCCCCTATATCTCGGTGATGACAGATCCGGTATTTGGCGGCGTATCTGCCAGTCTGGCTATGCTGGGTGATCTCAATATTGCTGAGCCCAACGCCCTGATAGGCTTTGCCGGTCCCCGTGTTATTGAGCAAACCGTTCGGGAAAAGTTGCCGGAAGGCTTTCAGCGCAGTGAGTTCCTGCTGGACCATGGCGCCATCGACATGATCCTCCATCGCCACCAGATGCGTGAACGCATTGCGCACGTTCTGGCGAAGTTCACGGGCCAGGAGCGGCCCGGAACCGAGGAGCCGATCGAATTTGAAGTAACGGAAAAACCGGAAACCGATGCCCCCATCGAGTAA
- the trpA gene encoding tryptophan synthase subunit alpha codes for MSRIEGVLQTLKGQGRKALIPYITAGDPHPDVTVDLMHTLVEAGADIIELGVPFSDPMADGPVIQLACERALKHGTSLRQVLGMVKDFRARDSKTPVVLMGYLNPMEAMGYEAFADAAVDAGVDGILTVDLPPEEADDVAPLFTQRKLDAIFLLAPTTTDDRIRAISEHSSGYVYYVSFKGVTGAGKINVEEVASKVAHIHELTALPVGVGFGIRDAQTAAAVGQVSDGVIVGSVLVDTIARNQADTDQLKRALTDLLHPMREALDSLGS; via the coding sequence ATGAGCCGAATTGAAGGGGTCCTCCAGACCCTCAAAGGACAAGGTCGCAAGGCGCTTATTCCCTACATTACCGCCGGTGATCCCCATCCCGATGTAACTGTGGATCTGATGCACACATTGGTGGAGGCAGGTGCTGACATCATTGAACTCGGTGTTCCGTTCTCTGATCCCATGGCCGACGGACCTGTTATCCAGCTGGCTTGCGAGCGGGCCCTCAAGCACGGCACCTCGTTACGGCAGGTGCTGGGCATGGTCAAGGACTTCCGTGCGCGTGACAGCAAAACCCCGGTTGTACTGATGGGCTACCTGAATCCGATGGAGGCCATGGGGTATGAAGCTTTTGCGGATGCGGCCGTCGATGCCGGGGTGGATGGCATTCTGACTGTCGACCTTCCGCCTGAAGAGGCAGACGATGTTGCCCCGTTGTTCACCCAGCGAAAGTTGGACGCCATTTTCTTGCTTGCTCCAACCACCACAGATGACCGGATTCGCGCAATCAGCGAGCACTCTTCGGGCTATGTGTACTATGTTTCATTCAAGGGTGTGACCGGAGCCGGAAAAATCAACGTGGAAGAGGTGGCGAGCAAGGTGGCCCACATCCACGAGCTGACGGCTCTTCCGGTGGGTGTTGGTTTCGGCATTCGTGACGCACAAACCGCTGCAGCGGTTGGCCAGGTATCCGATGGTGTAATTGTTGGCAGCGTCCTGGTCGATACAATAGCCAGAAATCAGGCAGATACCGACCAGCTGAAGCGGGCGCTGACGGATCTGCTCCACCCGATGCGCGAAGCGCTGGATAGCCTGGGCTCCTGA